Proteins from a genomic interval of Shewanella seohaensis:
- a CDS encoding helix-turn-helix domain-containing protein codes for MSDRSFRRKLAQLGSSYQRLVDQVRCQRAVELILANELDIEAIAETLGYSDVSHFRQSFKHWIGHPPGYFSQLNAG; via the coding sequence ATGAGCGATCGCAGCTTTCGGCGTAAGCTGGCACAGCTTGGCTCGAGTTATCAACGTTTAGTCGATCAGGTGCGTTGCCAAAGAGCGGTCGAGTTGATTTTAGCTAACGAGTTGGATATTGAGGCGATTGCCGAGACCTTAGGCTACAGCGATGTCAGCCATTTCCGTCAATCCTTTAAGCATTGGATTGGCCATCCGCCTGGGTATTTTAGCCAGCTAAATGCGGGTTAA
- a CDS encoding AraC family transcriptional regulator: MLQRVDYKTNLMVGDQTYPAFELRNILDFIASQLGENALQQVCEHIGVGQAELNHCQFVFVWQVEYAMEFLRLQGGDPDIGTKLGLSYRVSSLDVLLPHLAQLTSLQACLQFVVNHPQLVGSFTDTLVRLEEDCVCIRWLNTGRIDKAQYGFQFLHSIGSLLGLARELTGEAITLRQIHLAEPVRDERFLTQATGAMVQFNCRIL, translated from the coding sequence ATGTTACAGCGCGTCGACTACAAGACGAACCTGATGGTGGGTGATCAAACCTATCCCGCATTTGAGCTACGTAATATTCTCGATTTTATTGCCTCGCAGTTAGGCGAAAACGCTTTACAGCAAGTCTGTGAGCATATCGGCGTTGGCCAAGCAGAGCTCAATCATTGCCAGTTTGTGTTTGTGTGGCAGGTAGAATATGCGATGGAGTTTTTACGTTTGCAGGGCGGCGACCCCGATATTGGCACTAAATTAGGCCTAAGCTATCGGGTGAGTAGTTTAGATGTGCTCTTGCCCCATCTTGCGCAGTTGACTTCTCTACAGGCCTGCCTGCAGTTTGTGGTCAATCATCCCCAACTGGTTGGCAGTTTTACCGATACCTTAGTGCGCCTCGAAGAAGACTGTGTTTGCATTCGTTGGCTCAATACTGGCCGTATCGACAAAGCACAATATGGATTTCAATTTCTGCACAGCATAGGTTCGCTGTTAGGGCTGGCGAGAGAGCTCACGGGGGAGGCGATAACGCTTAGGCAAATTCATTTGGCAGAACCTGTCCGCGATGAGCGTTTTTTAACCCAGGCTACGGGGGCTATGGTGCAGTTTAATTGCAGAATATTATGA
- the mprF gene encoding bifunctional lysylphosphatidylglycerol flippase/synthetase MprF, whose protein sequence is MGRRIRVIISLLIFTVSLLLLYNLEQDYQLNDILAEVKLFSFSQLALAVALTVTSYLILTLYDYLAIKQLGSSLSYQKVAPVSFLAFTFSNTIGFSLLTGTSIRYKFYSELGLSGNQITQIVLACSVTFFLGLFFICGIAMINFPAQQLADLPLPTWLFSLSRVFGVLMLLGVVGYFLFSLWRKKPIYFRGFEFAPPVLSQSLKEFVVSTLDWLVVGTLFYSLLPAVDGLSYLQVLSIFFVANAIGVFAHVPGGIGVFESVVTVTLSQYLPVEQILGSVIVYRVIYYIVPFMLALIYFVAGLVLNNKDKLSKINIDLHIVRQLLPPLLSISVFSVGLVLLLSVVNPSIVHKYHWLGEIVPLPIVELSSLILSASGILLLLLSHGLFKRYQKAFVLTQKLLLVAIVFIVLKGAEWQISLALGLIYLLMLPCEQVFYRQGSIVGVKYSFGWLLSLAAALFLMVWVLFFAYQDVDYDHSLWLTFSQDSHVSRALRGGAIALVILLGFAIRYVLAVRKPHTSRLDSSTLSCAMEIVANAPSSHGYLALVQDKSLLFNEDKDAFLMYARAGHCWVVMGDPIGNPDKFDDLLWQFRELCDAYDGWPVFYQVTQKYLPHFLEQGLSLYKLGEEAIVSLAEFELQSSKYRSLRQSHAKALREGLSFKVVDASEVQSLLPTLEAISTSWLKAKQGREKGFSVGYFSAAYLCATPMALVYLNGELVAFSNVWASGAKMEFSVDLMRYLPNLSGSNIMDFLFTELLLWGKQQGYQQFNLGMAPMSGLTDRALVPFWTKLAKTVYKKGNKFYNFQGLRRYKDKFNPRWEAKYLICYGGLSLPVVVGSLVTLTSRGATGVFKK, encoded by the coding sequence ATGGGGAGACGCATTCGGGTGATTATTAGCTTACTAATATTCACAGTCTCGTTATTGCTTTTGTATAACCTTGAGCAGGATTATCAATTAAATGATATTTTGGCTGAGGTTAAATTATTTTCATTTTCACAGCTTGCGCTTGCCGTTGCATTGACTGTGACAAGCTACTTAATTTTGACCTTGTATGATTATCTTGCGATTAAACAACTTGGCTCATCATTAAGCTATCAAAAGGTCGCTCCCGTTTCATTTTTAGCCTTTACCTTTTCCAATACCATAGGATTTTCATTACTCACAGGCACTTCGATCCGATATAAGTTTTATTCAGAGTTAGGGTTAAGCGGAAATCAAATAACTCAAATAGTGCTCGCCTGCTCGGTGACTTTTTTCCTCGGGTTATTCTTCATTTGTGGTATCGCGATGATTAACTTCCCCGCGCAGCAACTGGCTGATTTGCCGTTGCCGACGTGGTTGTTTTCCTTAAGCCGCGTGTTTGGCGTTCTGATGTTGCTCGGTGTCGTAGGGTATTTTCTGTTTAGTCTATGGCGTAAAAAACCGATTTATTTTCGTGGGTTTGAGTTTGCGCCTCCCGTACTGTCTCAGTCGTTGAAAGAGTTTGTGGTTTCGACACTCGATTGGTTAGTGGTGGGAACATTATTCTATTCCCTGCTGCCTGCGGTAGATGGATTAAGTTACCTTCAAGTGCTCAGTATTTTCTTTGTGGCGAATGCGATCGGGGTGTTTGCCCATGTGCCTGGAGGGATTGGTGTTTTTGAATCTGTAGTAACAGTGACCTTATCCCAGTATTTACCCGTTGAGCAAATACTGGGCTCGGTCATTGTGTATCGGGTCATTTATTATATTGTGCCTTTTATGCTGGCCCTGATTTATTTTGTGGCGGGCTTGGTATTAAATAATAAGGATAAATTATCTAAGATAAATATTGATTTACATATTGTCAGGCAGTTATTGCCACCACTATTAAGCATTAGTGTGTTTTCCGTCGGTTTAGTTTTATTGCTTTCAGTGGTTAACCCTTCCATTGTGCACAAATATCATTGGCTAGGGGAGATAGTGCCGCTACCGATTGTCGAATTGTCGAGCTTAATATTGAGTGCCAGTGGTATTTTGTTGCTGTTATTATCCCACGGCTTGTTTAAGCGTTATCAAAAAGCCTTTGTACTCACCCAAAAACTGTTATTAGTAGCCATTGTTTTTATTGTGCTTAAAGGCGCTGAATGGCAGATTTCCCTAGCACTCGGTCTTATCTATTTATTAATGCTGCCCTGTGAACAGGTGTTTTATCGCCAAGGTTCGATTGTGGGCGTTAAATATTCCTTCGGCTGGTTATTATCCCTCGCCGCGGCGTTATTTTTGATGGTGTGGGTGTTGTTTTTTGCCTACCAAGATGTGGATTATGACCATTCGCTCTGGTTAACCTTCTCGCAGGATAGCCATGTGTCCCGCGCGTTACGGGGTGGTGCGATAGCCCTCGTGATTCTGCTCGGCTTTGCCATTCGTTATGTGCTTGCGGTGCGAAAACCCCATACCAGTCGCCTAGATAGCTCGACCTTGAGCTGCGCCATGGAGATTGTTGCCAATGCGCCGAGTAGTCATGGCTATCTCGCCTTAGTACAAGATAAATCGCTGTTATTTAATGAAGATAAAGATGCCTTCTTAATGTATGCCCGCGCCGGACATTGCTGGGTGGTGATGGGCGATCCTATCGGTAATCCAGATAAATTTGATGATCTCCTGTGGCAGTTTCGCGAGCTGTGTGACGCCTACGATGGTTGGCCAGTGTTTTATCAAGTGACGCAAAAGTATTTACCCCACTTTTTAGAGCAAGGGTTGAGCCTTTATAAACTCGGTGAAGAGGCCATAGTGTCCTTGGCGGAATTTGAGTTGCAGTCGAGTAAGTATCGCAGTTTGCGGCAGAGCCATGCCAAGGCATTAAGGGAAGGCTTGAGCTTTAAGGTTGTCGATGCCAGTGAAGTACAGAGTCTATTGCCAACATTAGAGGCTATTTCAACCAGTTGGCTTAAGGCTAAGCAGGGGCGAGAGAAGGGGTTTTCGGTTGGTTATTTCTCCGCCGCTTACCTGTGCGCCACGCCAATGGCCTTAGTGTATTTGAACGGCGAGCTGGTGGCCTTTTCCAATGTGTGGGCCAGTGGCGCCAAAATGGAGTTCTCCGTTGATTTGATGCGTTATCTGCCGAATTTATCGGGCAGCAACATAATGGACTTTTTGTTTACTGAGCTATTGCTTTGGGGCAAACAGCAAGGATATCAGCAGTTTAATCTTGGCATGGCGCCCATGTCTGGATTAACCGATAGAGCCTTGGTGCCGTTTTGGACCAAGCTTGCCAAAACGGTTTATAAGAAGGGAAATAAATTTTACAACTTTCAGGGGCTTAGAAGGTATAAGGATAAGTTTAATCCAAGATGGGAAGCTAAGTATTTGATTTGTTATGGCGGGCTATCTTTACCCGTAGTGGTGGGTAGTTTGGTGACCTTAACGAGTCGTGGTGCAACTGGCGTATTTAAAAAGTAG
- a CDS encoding ABC transporter ATP-binding protein, with the protein MSNVVSKNSAINVVNLEKSVTTQEGSLTILKGINLDVKQGESVAILGPSGSGKSTLLGLLAALDTPTSGEIWLDGQALSPLNEEQKAALRKQKVSFIFQSFMLVDTLTALENVMLPAELAGVKNAKEKAEAMLGRVGLSHRLTHLPKQLSGGEQQRVAIARAFICEPKVLFADEPTGNLDSVNGHKIADMLFELNQESHTTLILVTHDLQLAKRCQRQLVMDNGHLQEELDSASSHSVNNNLELSAKEA; encoded by the coding sequence ATGTCTAACGTCGTTTCAAAAAACAGTGCCATCAATGTTGTTAACCTCGAAAAATCGGTGACTACTCAGGAAGGTTCGCTCACTATCCTCAAGGGCATTAACTTAGATGTCAAGCAGGGGGAAAGTGTGGCGATATTAGGCCCCTCAGGTTCGGGCAAATCGACACTGCTTGGCTTACTCGCCGCGCTCGATACCCCCACGTCGGGGGAGATATGGCTCGATGGCCAAGCCCTATCACCGCTCAATGAAGAACAGAAAGCCGCGCTGCGTAAGCAGAAAGTGAGCTTTATTTTTCAATCTTTTATGTTAGTTGATACCTTAACCGCCCTCGAAAATGTGATGCTACCTGCCGAGCTTGCTGGGGTTAAAAATGCCAAGGAAAAGGCTGAGGCTATGCTGGGGCGTGTGGGGTTATCCCACCGTTTGACCCATTTACCTAAACAGCTATCCGGCGGCGAGCAGCAAAGGGTCGCCATTGCCCGCGCGTTTATTTGTGAACCTAAGGTGCTATTTGCCGACGAGCCAACCGGCAATTTGGACAGTGTTAACGGCCATAAAATTGCCGATATGTTGTTTGAGCTGAACCAAGAGAGCCATACCACGCTCATCCTGGTCACCCACGACTTGCAATTGGCGAAGCGCTGCCAGCGGCAACTGGTTATGGACAACGGCCACTTACAAGAAGAGTTGGATTCGGCCTCATCGCACAGCGTGAATAACAACCTTGAATTAAGCGCCAAGGAGGCCTAA
- a CDS encoding ABC transporter permease — MELNLAWRLFKRELQQGQLLLIILAITLAVLSVSGLARVSERLQVAINGQATQFIAADRIIDSPVQIDASILAKADELGLKHVTNLQFNSMVYAGDKFQLVTVRAVESGYPLKGDIELKADNGQDEKAQGLPHADEVWFESRLGGLLGYPKTLELGNSEFRLSQEISRLPDAGFNPFASSPVVLMRIEDVAKTGVIQPGSRVTYLYQFVGEESALSAFENSVKPLLNNSQRWVDVQSGDSPIAGAVKRAERFLLLASLLGIALACAAIGIAAQRYCQRHYDVVAMLKTFGASSTQIRRLFGIHLLLVTLFGIVLGLIGGALLDLGINQLLPPEIAAYSPPLTRPLLLGISTGLISAFMFSAYPLMRLLAIPPLRVLQRQLEGLQLGMWLHLLLSLGAMALLGYLYSQSWALTLTVVAAVLLLGVLLSILGFVMIRLGHSVGMKTTNPLQLALAGLRRRARQNAVQLVGFSAALVLLLTILALRQDLLNEWQKQLPENAPNYFLVNIAPDDAKPLNDFMAQKGIAATDIYPVIRGRLTQINGETLISDEQAEAGEKGRVGISRELNLTWRNTLPANNELVEGHFNQAADEVSVESGVADRLGLKLGDTLTYMIDNQELRVKVASIRAVHWETMQPNFFMIFTQEALAPFAYTSMASFYLDDKKTDAQGSDAPKSTVILELIQQFPTVSIIDVGAMVGQLRQIIEQVSLSLTLVLVLVLLASSLVLIAQTEAGMATRQRELAVLRTFGASGWLLRSATGFEFALLGGIAGVLAVIVAEFALYLLKTQVFELNVYMHWPWWGIAPVCGALLVALLGVWRCRQLLNQSCAELLKAGA; from the coding sequence ATGGAGCTTAATTTGGCATGGCGCCTGTTTAAGCGCGAGCTGCAACAGGGGCAGTTGTTATTGATAATCCTCGCGATTACCTTGGCGGTGCTATCGGTCAGTGGTCTTGCGCGTGTCAGCGAGCGCTTGCAGGTCGCAATCAACGGGCAAGCGACCCAGTTTATCGCCGCCGATCGCATCATCGACTCTCCCGTTCAAATTGATGCCAGCATTCTGGCTAAGGCTGACGAACTTGGTCTTAAGCATGTAACCAATCTGCAATTTAACTCCATGGTGTATGCGGGGGATAAGTTTCAGTTAGTCACAGTGCGGGCGGTTGAGTCTGGTTATCCACTTAAGGGCGACATAGAACTTAAAGCGGACAATGGCCAAGATGAAAAAGCTCAAGGCTTGCCCCACGCCGATGAGGTGTGGTTCGAGAGTCGCTTAGGGGGACTCTTGGGATACCCGAAAACACTGGAGTTAGGCAACAGTGAGTTTCGTTTAAGTCAAGAAATCAGCCGCTTACCCGATGCGGGTTTTAATCCGTTTGCTTCTTCCCCCGTGGTATTAATGCGGATAGAAGATGTCGCCAAGACTGGGGTTATCCAACCCGGCAGCCGAGTGACGTATTTGTATCAGTTTGTGGGTGAAGAAAGCGCCTTAAGCGCCTTTGAGAATAGCGTTAAACCGCTGCTGAATAATTCCCAGCGCTGGGTCGATGTGCAGTCTGGCGACTCACCGATAGCGGGCGCGGTGAAGCGGGCGGAGCGATTTTTACTGCTGGCAAGCTTGCTCGGTATTGCGCTGGCCTGCGCCGCGATTGGGATTGCCGCCCAGCGTTACTGCCAACGTCATTATGATGTGGTGGCTATGCTTAAAACCTTTGGCGCCTCATCAACACAAATCCGTCGGCTATTTGGCATCCATTTACTGCTAGTGACACTGTTTGGCATTGTGCTGGGGTTAATCGGCGGGGCACTGCTGGATTTAGGCATTAATCAACTGTTACCCCCTGAAATTGCTGCCTATTCGCCGCCGTTGACGCGGCCGCTACTGCTTGGGATCAGCACTGGGCTTATTAGCGCCTTTATGTTTTCAGCCTATCCTTTAATGCGTCTGCTGGCGATTCCACCACTGCGGGTCTTACAAAGACAGCTCGAGGGCTTGCAGCTCGGCATGTGGCTGCATTTACTCCTCAGTTTAGGGGCGATGGCACTGTTGGGATATTTGTATTCCCAAAGCTGGGCGCTGACACTCACAGTAGTCGCGGCTGTGCTGCTACTGGGCGTATTGCTCAGTATTTTAGGCTTTGTGATGATCCGCCTTGGTCACAGTGTCGGCATGAAAACCACCAATCCCTTGCAACTGGCTCTCGCGGGTTTACGCCGCCGCGCGCGGCAAAATGCGGTGCAATTGGTGGGCTTTAGTGCGGCCTTGGTATTACTACTGACCATTTTGGCCCTGAGGCAAGATTTACTGAACGAGTGGCAAAAACAGCTGCCCGAGAATGCGCCCAACTATTTCTTGGTCAATATCGCCCCCGATGATGCTAAGCCATTAAATGACTTTATGGCGCAAAAGGGCATAGCTGCAACGGATATCTATCCCGTGATTCGCGGCCGCTTGACTCAAATCAATGGTGAAACCTTGATTTCCGACGAGCAGGCCGAAGCGGGGGAGAAGGGACGAGTAGGTATTTCACGAGAGCTTAATCTCACCTGGCGCAATACCTTGCCGGCCAACAACGAGTTGGTCGAAGGGCATTTTAATCAGGCGGCGGATGAGGTTTCTGTCGAGTCAGGTGTTGCCGATCGTTTAGGGTTAAAGCTGGGCGATACGCTGACCTATATGATTGATAACCAAGAGCTTAGGGTCAAGGTCGCCAGTATCCGTGCCGTGCACTGGGAAACCATGCAGCCAAACTTCTTTATGATCTTCACTCAAGAAGCGCTGGCGCCCTTTGCCTATACCTCGATGGCAAGCTTCTACCTCGACGACAAAAAAACGGATGCACAAGGGAGTGATGCTCCGAAGAGCACAGTGATCCTCGAACTTATCCAGCAGTTCCCAACGGTGTCGATTATCGATGTCGGCGCTATGGTAGGGCAATTGCGGCAGATTATTGAGCAGGTGTCCCTGTCGCTGACGTTGGTTTTGGTTCTTGTCTTACTGGCTAGTTCTTTAGTGCTTATCGCCCAAACCGAGGCGGGAATGGCGACACGCCAGCGTGAACTCGCAGTGCTGCGCACCTTTGGCGCCTCTGGCTGGTTACTGCGTAGCGCCACAGGGTTTGAATTTGCGTTACTGGGGGGCATAGCTGGGGTACTTGCAGTGATAGTGGCGGAATTTGCGCTGTATCTGTTAAAGACCCAAGTGTTTGAACTTAATGTGTATATGCACTGGCCCTGGTGGGGGATTGCCCCTGTCTGCGGTGCCTTATTAGTTGCGCTGCTGGGTGTTTGGCGCTGCCGCCAATTGCTCAATCAATCCTGCGCCGAATTATTAAAAGCGGGCGCTTAA
- the gltS gene encoding sodium/glutamate symporter, protein MHTTYTIGELESFLIAIFVLFIGHSINRHVRVFRQYNIPEPIVGGLVVAAVVAFLHFQDITLAFSLPMQNTLMLMFFSTIGLSANYKLLLSGGKKVFIFLGVASVYIVIQNAVGVSLASLLGLDPILGLIAGSITLSGGHGTGVAWSQTFAENYGINTLELAMAAATFGLVMGGIIGGPVAQRLIGKHNLVSSYGMGRKHHSTHPQLVTYDQLEEDQVTAKTIIETLFVLLICVAGAKWFTVFVSEYQLNWLKMPDFVYALFLGVIIANITEVTRGYKPHTESIDVIGTVALSLFLSMALMNLKLWEILDLAIPLLIILLVQTAVLAVFAYFVTFKIMGSNYDAAVITGGHCGFGMGATPTAVMNMGALVSRTGPSPQAFMVVPIVGAFFIDIVNLIVLQGYLSFLM, encoded by the coding sequence ATGCACACCACTTATACAATTGGCGAACTCGAGTCGTTTTTAATTGCTATCTTCGTGCTGTTTATTGGCCATTCCATCAATCGCCATGTGCGTGTTTTTAGACAATACAATATTCCCGAACCTATCGTTGGCGGACTGGTCGTCGCCGCCGTCGTGGCCTTTTTACATTTCCAAGACATCACCCTCGCCTTTAGTTTACCCATGCAAAATACCTTAATGCTGATGTTTTTCAGTACGATAGGTTTGTCGGCAAACTACAAGCTACTGCTTAGTGGCGGCAAAAAAGTGTTTATCTTCCTCGGCGTCGCTTCGGTCTATATTGTCATTCAAAATGCTGTCGGGGTAAGTCTTGCAAGCCTCCTCGGTTTAGACCCCATCTTAGGCCTTATCGCTGGCTCGATTACGCTGTCAGGCGGCCATGGGACTGGCGTTGCCTGGTCACAAACCTTTGCCGAAAACTACGGCATCAACACCTTAGAGCTTGCCATGGCAGCGGCAACCTTTGGCTTAGTCATGGGCGGCATTATCGGCGGCCCTGTCGCGCAGCGATTAATTGGCAAACACAATCTGGTCTCAAGCTATGGCATGGGCCGTAAACACCACTCCACGCATCCTCAACTGGTCACCTACGATCAGCTCGAAGAAGACCAAGTCACCGCTAAGACAATCATCGAAACCCTGTTTGTACTGCTGATCTGCGTTGCTGGGGCCAAATGGTTTACTGTGTTTGTCAGCGAATATCAGCTGAATTGGCTCAAGATGCCGGACTTTGTCTATGCCCTGTTTCTTGGGGTTATCATCGCCAACATCACCGAAGTGACCCGAGGTTATAAACCCCATACCGAAAGTATCGATGTGATAGGTACTGTGGCGCTGTCGTTATTCCTGTCTATGGCATTGATGAATCTCAAGTTGTGGGAAATTTTGGATCTGGCTATCCCACTACTGATTATCCTGCTGGTACAAACCGCAGTGCTGGCGGTATTCGCCTATTTTGTGACCTTCAAAATCATGGGCAGCAACTATGACGCGGCGGTGATCACCGGCGGTCACTGTGGCTTTGGTATGGGCGCCACACCTACTGCGGTGATGAATATGGGCGCACTGGTTTCACGCACAGGCCCTTCTCCGCAGGCCTTTATGGTGGTACCGATTGTCGGCGCCTTCTTTATCGATATAGTCAATTTAATTGTATTGCAGGGCTACCTCAGCTTTTTGATGTAA
- the lepB gene encoding signal peptidase I, with amino-acid sequence MFKKLRTLLRDNRSFLLFISLMLVFRSAVADWNTVPTGSMLPTIVEGDRILVNKMAYDIRVPFTHIPLVKLADPTRGDIIVFDSKKADKKLIKRVIAVPGDTVMMRDNRLYLNGKSLAYTQQTLSAYAPANVTEWQEDLLGIVHSIRLNPQPSQLANFGPVTVPDNQYLALGDNRDNSADSRVIGFVPREEIVGRSSSVVFSLDYNDYYLPRPDRMMRAF; translated from the coding sequence ATGTTTAAAAAACTTAGAACATTACTTAGGGATAATCGCTCTTTTTTATTGTTTATCAGCCTGATGCTGGTGTTCAGGAGTGCGGTGGCCGATTGGAATACTGTGCCGACAGGCTCTATGTTGCCGACGATTGTTGAGGGCGACCGCATTCTGGTGAATAAGATGGCTTACGATATCAGAGTGCCATTTACCCATATCCCACTCGTTAAACTTGCAGATCCCACACGTGGGGATATTATTGTGTTCGACTCTAAAAAAGCCGATAAAAAGCTGATTAAGCGGGTGATTGCCGTACCCGGTGATACTGTGATGATGCGGGATAATCGCTTGTATTTAAATGGCAAATCACTCGCATATACACAGCAAACATTAAGTGCCTATGCACCGGCGAATGTCACCGAATGGCAGGAGGACCTACTCGGCATTGTCCACAGTATTCGACTTAATCCGCAGCCCTCGCAGCTGGCTAATTTTGGCCCAGTTACGGTTCCTGATAACCAGTATTTGGCGCTAGGGGACAATCGAGATAACAGTGCCGATTCACGAGTCATAGGCTTTGTGCCCAGAGAGGAGATTGTTGGCCGCTCAAGCTCCGTAGTCTTCTCATTGGATTACAACGATTATTACTTGCCGCGGCCAGATCGCATGATGCGCGCGTTCTAA
- a CDS encoding SO2930 family diheme c-type cytochrome: MKNRLTLVAIISLTTLVTACGGGDSQSSDNGQTPTPPTTPTVPTTPASLCVNTTGQVNWPALMAEDCPELSQYGLFIDPANPTAQPQTPGFGYQLATQLFSNYASKYRFIYLPTGSSMQYQAQEAFEFPTGAVLVKTFALPQDTAITGIANEILIETRLLIKRSQGWTSLVYQWQQGEAKLLTAGASVHHTLINQGQSQSFDYNIPSRAECKICHQINQDNSSLIIPVGLKAHLLNRDIIDQGQSVNQLSLWAKQGKLEQLSELSQVAKTYAIDNLQADLTSRAKGYLDVNCAHCHSAKGYASISGLRLGFYIDHTSYQYGICKQPPGWDGGPKGLDYDIVPGNADHSILLYRQTLSEPKDRMPPIGRNLEHQEGVELIRQWIDSLAPSLGNCT, encoded by the coding sequence ATGAAAAACCGCCTAACACTCGTCGCAATCATCAGCCTAACGACCTTAGTAACAGCCTGTGGCGGCGGTGACAGCCAAAGCAGCGATAATGGCCAAACGCCGACTCCGCCAACGACACCGACTGTACCGACAACGCCCGCCAGTTTGTGTGTGAATACGACTGGGCAAGTTAACTGGCCCGCCTTAATGGCTGAGGACTGCCCAGAATTAAGTCAATACGGGCTCTTTATCGACCCCGCAAACCCCACCGCGCAGCCGCAAACGCCGGGATTTGGTTATCAGCTCGCTACGCAGCTGTTTTCTAATTACGCCAGTAAATACCGCTTTATCTATTTACCCACAGGCAGCAGCATGCAATACCAAGCGCAGGAGGCATTCGAGTTTCCAACTGGCGCCGTGCTGGTCAAAACCTTTGCTCTGCCACAGGATACGGCTATCACAGGCATAGCCAATGAAATCCTTATCGAAACACGGCTATTGATAAAACGCTCCCAAGGCTGGACGAGTCTGGTTTATCAATGGCAACAAGGTGAAGCAAAGCTGCTTACTGCGGGCGCAAGCGTGCATCATACCCTGATTAATCAAGGCCAAAGCCAAAGCTTCGATTACAACATTCCGAGCCGCGCCGAGTGCAAAATTTGCCATCAAATCAATCAAGATAACAGCAGTCTAATCATTCCGGTTGGCCTTAAAGCCCATCTTTTGAATCGCGATATCATCGACCAAGGGCAAAGCGTCAATCAACTCAGCCTCTGGGCCAAACAAGGCAAACTTGAACAGTTATCCGAGTTAAGCCAAGTCGCTAAAACCTATGCCATAGACAACCTCCAAGCCGATTTAACCAGCCGTGCTAAGGGCTATTTAGATGTTAACTGCGCCCATTGCCACAGCGCCAAAGGCTATGCCAGCATCTCCGGCTTACGCCTTGGGTTTTATATCGACCATACCAGTTATCAATATGGGATCTGCAAACAACCACCGGGGTGGGATGGTGGCCCTAAAGGACTCGATTACGATATCGTTCCCGGCAATGCTGACCACTCGATTCTGCTCTATCGCCAAACGCTGTCAGAACCTAAAGATCGCATGCCGCCCATAGGGCGCAACCTTGAGCACCAAGAAGGCGTTGAATTAATTCGTCAATGGATAGATTCACTGGCACCGAGTTTAGGGAATTGTACTTAG
- a CDS encoding virulence factor, translated as MTKSLIKILSVLLLCSTANAFADEFADNLGLTLLPIESSTQVNVASSRTKPPLVIFLSGDGGWATLDKAVGGILQQQGWPVVGWSSLKYYWKQKDPKDVTQDTLAIIDKYQAEFGTQKVILIGYSFGAEVIPFVLNEMPARYRKNVLGAVLLSPSQSSDFEIHVSEIVTSDNQSARYLTLPEVNKQTTVPMLCLYGKEDDAPLHLCPEVKQPNVTVMELSGGHSFDDDYDKVVKLIKGWLKLS; from the coding sequence ATGACGAAATCCTTAATCAAGATACTGAGCGTTTTACTTTTATGTTCAACTGCTAACGCCTTTGCCGATGAGTTTGCCGATAATCTGGGGCTAACCTTGTTGCCTATCGAATCATCAACACAGGTAAACGTTGCGTCATCCCGCACCAAACCACCGCTGGTGATTTTTCTGAGTGGCGATGGCGGTTGGGCGACGCTTGATAAAGCCGTAGGGGGCATTTTACAGCAGCAGGGCTGGCCAGTCGTCGGCTGGAGCTCACTGAAATATTATTGGAAACAAAAAGATCCTAAAGATGTTACCCAAGATACCTTAGCCATAATCGACAAGTACCAGGCGGAATTTGGCACGCAAAAAGTGATTTTGATTGGTTATTCCTTTGGGGCCGAAGTTATCCCCTTTGTGCTAAACGAGATGCCCGCGAGGTATCGAAAGAACGTCTTGGGTGCTGTGCTGCTCTCTCCTTCACAATCTTCGGATTTTGAAATCCATGTGAGCGAGATCGTCACCTCGGATAATCAATCGGCCCGTTACTTAACCTTGCCCGAAGTGAACAAACAAACCACTGTGCCTATGCTCTGTCTCTACGGTAAAGAGGACGATGCGCCGCTGCATTTATGCCCTGAGGTCAAGCAGCCCAATGTCACTGTGATGGAGTTAAGCGGTGGCCACAGTTTTGACGATGACTACGATAAAGTAGTCAAGTTGATAAAAGGTTGGCTAAAGCTAAGTTAG